The region TGTTTCGCCAGAAGAAACTGTTTCACACGTTAAAAAATTATTGGAACAGAAATGCGAAGGTGTGCTCGGTTGTACCCGCAAAATCGATACCGGACGACTTGGGATTCCGGTTTTCATCAGTGAATGCGGACCAGCCGCGCGTGAGATAATGCCGACCCGTAAGCAGATGGGGAAGGGTGCTTCGGTTCCACAGGCAGAAGCCTCTGCATTAATGGAACTGGTAGAAAGGTTCAGTTTTTTCAGTTTTTGGAGTGAACCTGAAAATTTTACTCTTGCAACATATAGTGAAGCTGAAGAAATTTGGCCCGGTAAAGTTATTACGATTGAAAAGATTCTTCAGTCTGTTGAAGAAAAAATGGAACCTGCCAAAGCCAGAGTTATTCTGGATTTGGTTCGCTGGCATTTTCATCCGGCTCTCAACGTGCTTACCGGTGAAACAGAATATGTTCCGTTGGACTGGTTTAAAATATTAAATGAATTTAATGGCTCGTCCGCCGGAAATACTCCTGAGGAATCTGTTCTTCAAGGTAGTAGTGAGCTCGTAGAAAGGCATGTTTGCGCTGTTATTGATCGTGAGAGATGTGATGTTAACTGTATTGAATCATCATCGTGTACGGACCCTGTTCTGGCAAATTTGTGTAAGTGTTTTGATGATAATGGAATCAAATACATTATAAATGATTTTTCATTAGGGATGCCTTTGCCAACTGTCGCAGTAACCGCTTGGGACCCTTCAACTTTCCCGGGAATGAGTGAAATTGTGTTTACTGCCGGAACTTCTTCATGTCCATCAAAAGCAGCAATTAGAGCATTCACTGAAGTCGCTCAGCTTGCCGGAGATTTTGAAACAGGTCGTGTTTATGAAGCTTCAGGGCTTCCTAAATTTACTGAGCTCGAGCAGACTGACTGGCTTGCCAACGGAGACCACGTTACGCTTGATAGTCTTCCTACCGTAGAACATGACGACATATACGATGAACTTATGACGCTTGCTACGGGGCTTAATGATCAAGGTTACACTCTTTACACTGTTGATATCACTCACCCTGATTTAGGTGTCTCTGCTAATTATAATTTTGTACCCGGTTTTCGTTTCAGAGAACGCACTCCGCATGCAAGTCTAGGACTTTTTGTCGGACGTATTTTATCAGAAAAAGTTGCTATAGATCTAGCAGGTGAAGGCTTAGACGTTATTTCAGATATTTATGAAGATGATTATTTTATTCCGTTTTTTGAAGGTATGCTTGCTCTCCGCAGTGGAGATACTTCAAGAGCTGCAGACATGTTTACGCTGGCAATAGAAGAGCAACCTGGTAACGAAGAAAAGGCATTGTCAGCTTTTTATACAGCCTACGCTATGTCCTTGGAAGAAAGATGGAATGAAGTGACTCCGTTCCTTGATCGTGCTATTGAGCTTGATAATGAAGCTAAGGAATATTTTAATTTGCGCGGAGTTGCCAAATTTAAAACTGGTGATTACTCTCTTGCAGCTGAAGATTTTAAATCAGCTTTAGCAATAGATAACGGTTCAGCTTCCGATTTAGCCAATTTGGGACTATGCTATAAGTTTATGGGTGAGACTGAAGAGGCCGTAGAATATTTAAGAACTGCGCTTGAGCTTGAACCGGGGCTCGAGTATGCAAGAGTCCACCTTGAACAACTGCTTGCTGGTAAATAAGTTCTAAATTTTATACGTATTTTGATGGAACATTATTGACAAGAAAGCATATTAGAGATTATCGCTTTGTAAGCAAAAACATCTTTTCGTTTTTGCCACTTAAAAAGTCGTGAAACAGTGGATCACTGTTTTTGGATATGGTTGATCAGGCTTATGCCTGATTACAGATTAGCTTAATAGCATAATATTCCTAAGGAGTATCAGAGATGGCACAAGTAGAATTTGAAGGTAAAAGTTTTGAAGTAGATGAAGACGGTTTTCTTTTAAAGTTCGAAGAATGGGCTCCTGAGTGGGTTGACTACTGTAAAGAAGGCGAAGGCATCAAAGAGCTTAACGAAGAACACCAGAAAGTTCTTGATTTCTTGCAGGACTACTACAAGAAAAACGGAATCGCTCCTATGGTTCGTATCCTTTCTAAAGTTACTGGTTACAAACTTAAACACATCTATGAATTGTTCCCTTCCGGTCCTGGTAAAGGAGCATGTAAGATGGCTGGTCTGCCTAAACCTACTGGTTGCGTATAGCATCTAGTTTTTGCAGAATATTTAGGCGGGGCCTTCTGGCCCCGCCTTTTTTTATTATTGATTGACTTGTTGGCCGTTTCTACATAAAAATTTCAATCAAAGCAGATATTCCTTGCAAATTGTATGCGGTGGGGGTATTGGGCTTTGTTTCCACGGTTAACAAAGACAGGAGTAAGTCATGAAAAAAGATATCCATCCTAAACTTTATAAGGCAACAGTTCGCTGTCATTGCGGATATGAGTCCAAAGTTTTTTCTACACTTGGTGAAGAGGTCAGCACTGAAATTTGTTCTAACTGCCATCCTTTTTACACAGGTAAACAGCGTTTCATCGATGCAGCTGGTCGTATTGATCGCTTCAAGAAGAAATTTGGTGATTTCAGCGCTGCCGATAAAGTTAAAGGCAATTAGCTCTTTTTTTGCGGTTCTACCGCGCAAGCATGCCTCTGTTGCCTTTCGGCGGCAGAGGCATGTTGTTTTTCTGTATCCAATTGAAAGTTCTGCCGTATGGTGAAGCGGGGCTTTCACTTTCCATCCTGCACAGTCTTTTGTTCTGGGAAATCTCGCGCTGAACCCTTGTCTGATTACTTATGCGTGATTATCCTATCTAAATCTGAAATTACTTGAATTAAGCGGGAATTATATCCCAAAGAGAGGAAACGCTTTGAAATCAGCTCTTTTAATGTCCGCAGCTAAAACCGTCGGTGGTCAGGCTGTTATCGAGGGCGTTATGATGCGAGCTAAGGACAAGCTTGCTATCGCGGTCCGTCGTCCTGACGGTGAAATCACCGTGGAATTACGTCCTTGGTTTTCTATGACCCCTAATTTCATGAAGAAACCTTTTTTACGCGGTTTTCCAATTTTTATTGAGACTATGGTCAACGGTGTAAAAGCTCTGAACTATTCCGCGACTCAGGCTCTTGATGAGGAAGATGGTGAACTTACCAGTTTTCATCTGATACTTACAATGGTTATAGCTCTTGGGGCAGCCTTGGGGCTTTTTGTTGTTCTTCCACATTTTTTTTCTATCATGATGGAATGGTTCGGCCTGTCCGGTGATGTAAATACTCTTAGTTTTTATGTATGGGATGGGGCGTTTAAAATACTTATGTTTCTGGGATATATTTTATCCATATCATTTGTCCCTGATATAAAACGTGTTTTCCAGTATCATGGTGCTGAACATAAAGTTATATGGGCATATGAATCCGGATGCGAACTTACATCAAGTAAAGTTAAAGACTTTAGTAGACTACATCCCCGTTGCGGAACAGCTTTTTTGTTGTTTGTACTGGTTGTAAGTATTTTAATGTTTACTATACTGGTTCCTTTGTTGCTTGCTATTTGGTCTCCTGAAACTTTTATTTATAAGCATTTATATATTGTAGGCATTAAATTGTTGCTTATGGCTCCGGTTAGTGCTGTTGCTTATGAAATGATCAAGGCGTCCGGCAAGCATACAGATAGTAAACTTTGTCAGGTTATGTGTCTTCCAGGGCTCGGTATGCAGCTTTTGACTACGCGTAATCCTGATCAAGATCAGATTGAGGTCGCTTTGGCTGCCCTTGCAAAGGCTGTTGAAGAGGATGGAGGGGAGAATTAATGTTTGCTAAGCTTGAAGATATCGAGCGTTCTTATATGGATTTGGAGCAGGAACTTAGTGATCCTGAAGTTTACAACAATCAGGAACGTTTCAGAAAAGTGACACGTGCTCACTCTGATATGGGAGAGGTTGTCCGGGTTTTTAGAGAGTATAAGCAGCTTTCTGCAGACCTAGAAGAAAATAAAGAAATGGCTCAAGATTCTGATCCTGAAATTCGTGAGATGGCCGAAATGGAAATCTCTGAAATTAAAGAAAGAATACCAGAACTTGAAAATGAGCTTAAATTACTGCTTCTGCCTAAAGACCCAATGGATGAAAAGAATATTATTCTTGAAATCAGAGCGGGTACAGGCGGTGAAGAAGCTGCTCTTTTCTGCGCTGATGTTTTCAGAATGTATACTCGCTATGCAGAGCAGAATGGCTGGAAAGTTGAAATATTAAGTTCCAACCCTACCGGAACTGGCGGGTTTAAGGAAATGATTGCTTCAATTAGCGGGCCTAAAATTTACAGCAAAATGAAGTATGAATCAGGAACTCATCGTGTTCAACGTGTTCCGGCTACTGAATCTCAGGGACGTATTCATACATCTGCTATTACTGTTGCGATTATGCCTGAAGCCGAAGAAGTTGATGTGCATGTTCGCACTGAAGATGTTCGTGTTGATGTTTTCCGTGCATCAGGTCCCGGCGGGCAGAGTGTTAACACAACTGACTCTGCTATCCGACTGACACATATTCCTTCAGGTCTTGTAGTTATTTGTCAGGATGAAAAATCCCAGCACAAGAATAAAGCTAAGGCTATGAAAGTTTTGTGCTCAAGGCTTCTTCAGCAGGAGCAGGATAAGCAGCATGCTGAATTGGCAGAAGTTCGTCGTGCTCAGGTTGGTTCAGGTGATCGCTCTGAGCGAATTCGTACTTACAATTTCCCACAAGGCCGCGTGACTGACCACAGGATTAACCTTACCCTCTATAAATTGGATTCAGTTATAGAAGGGGATATGTCTGAGTTGATTGATTCACTTATTAATCATTATCAGTCAGAAGCTTTAAAGAATCAGGCTTCCGATTAATCTCCGGTATAAGTTTAGAGTGTTGCTTTTCACTCTTTGTTTTATGATATTACAGCCCGCTGCCAATTTGGGAGCGGGCTATTTTTATAGAAGTTTAAGATTTTAATTCGATCCCGGAGACCTTAACGTATGAAAAAAAATACACTCAAAGAAGTTCTTTCTGCAGCAACTCTCAAACTGTCAGAAGCAGAAATAGATTCTCCGGCCCTTTCTGCGCAGCTTCTTGCTGAAAAGATTTTTAAGTTAGATCGTTTGAAAATGATTATGGAAATGAATAACCCTGTTGAGTCCGAATTGATTCACCCTTTCAATGGCTTAGTTGATAGAAGGGCGCAGGGGGAACCTGTTGCATACATTCTCGGACAAAAAGAATTTTATGGACTTGAATTTAAAGTCGGCTCAGGCGTTCTTATACCGCGCCCTGAAACAGAAGAAATTGTTGAGCATGTTTTGAAAAAGTTTAAACGCGAAGATCCTTTTTTATTTGCTGATTTTGGTACTGGTTCAGGGATACTCGCTGTAACAATAGCAAAGTTTTTTCCTAAGGCTAGAGGTATTGCCATGGATTTAAGTTCAGATGCTCTTGTTATTGCCAGAGATAATGCCAAAAATCATTCAGTGGATGATCGCGTTTTATTTGTTCAGGCAGATTTTACGGAGCCAGTTTTTAAAAATTCTATTTTTGATCTAATTCTTGCCAATCCTCCATATTTAAGCGTTGCAGAACTTACGGATATAAGTCAAGAGGTTGCTGCGTTTGAACCCGTTTCAGCCCTAGTTGGAGGGGAGCAGGGAGATGAACTTATCAAAGGTTGCGCTGGACATATTGCTGCCGCATTAAAGTCGCCCGGATACATGTATATGGAGATAGGTTATCTACAAGGGCGTGCAGGATATGAGATCTTTGATGCGTATGATGCTTTTTCAGGGCAGGTGCGTGTGTTAACTGATATCTCAAATCATGACCGTATCATTTTTGCCAAAAAGAGTTGAATGTTGTTGCATGGTTGCAAAAAAACCACAGTGTATGTTTAATCTTGTTGTAAAAAAACAACTACTTGTGAAGATTAGTAAGATTTAAAGATATAAATTACAGTAAATCAAGTACTTACAGATATCATATTTCAGGCATGACACTTGCAAGTGTAAGGGGCAAGGGAGACAATATGCTACAGACAACAATCCAGAAAACAGTAAGTTGTAAAGGGGTCGGACTTCACAGCGGCAAGCAGGTGGAGATCGTTTTGAGACCTGCTGCTGAAGATACTGGTATTCTTTTTTCACTTCATACTGGAGCAGGTAATTCATTTATAACTCCAAATCCAGATCTGGTTGTAGCAACCGGACTTGCTACGACTATTGGGAATGGCAAAGATTCTGTTTCAACAGTTGAACATCTTCTCGCCACCGTACGTGGAATGGGAATTGATAATATTCATGTAGAAGTCAGGGGTAATGAGTTACCCATCATGGACGGTAGTGCCGGACCTTTTGTTTATCTTCTCCGTCAGGCTGAAGTTAGAAAACTTTCAAAGCCGCGCAAAGTTCTCGCAGTTACTAAGTCTTTAAATTTTGAGCAGGATGGAAAGTTTATTAGAGCTTACCCTTATGATGGTTTTTCAATTGATTACACAATTGAATTTGATCATCCTCAGATTGGAAGACAATCTTTATCTCTTGAAATTACTCCAGATGTATTTGCAGATCATTTGGCTAAAGCCAGAACATTCGGTTTTTTGAAAGAAGTTGAATATTTACACGCTAACGGACTTGCTCTTGGCGGTTCTCTTGATAATGCCGTTGTTCTAGATGATTACAGCATTTTAAATGAAGACGGGCTTCGTTTTGCAGATGAGTTTGTAAGACACAAAATTTTAGATTTTATCGGTGATATGGCTGTAATGGAAATCCCATTGCAGGGTAGATTCGAAATATTCGCTTCCGGTCATGCTCTGAATAATTCATTTCTCAGATATCTTTATGCAAATGCTGAAGATTATCTCGAAGAACGTGTACTTGAACCTCTTTACGACAATGTTGCACAGAAAGAGCATGCTCCTGCATTTCCAGAAGTTGTTTCAGTACCTGTATAGATTTTAAATTTGATCGAATTATTTTTAAGGCCCACCGAATGGTGGGCCTTTTTTTGTTTGGTCTGTATACTTGTGAAAGGAAACGGGCTTGACTCAATTTCATGCAAGAGTAAATATCAATATGACTAAGACTTAAAATTCATTAGAGATGAATTGAAATATTTTTTAATTATTATGCAGATGTTGTAATACTAAGGAGTTTTTATGTTCCGCTCCATGAGCTCTAGAATTTCATATATGGTTGCCATTGTAGTTATTATTTCTACTGTGATAACGCTATTTTTTATTGATAATACTCTTGAACGGGACATGTTTGAGGCGCAGGGTAAAACCGCAAGAAATACGATTCGTATGGGGTTGTTATATCTGCAGGAGGGAAAGCAGTCCATTGATGTGTACCGGAAGGAAGCTTATCAGGAGCGTAAACAGGCTATTAAGGATGCAATGAGTATTTTTTATGCCCAAATTGACGCTTATTACTCTCTCTACAAGTCTGGGGTGATGACAGAGAAGCAGGCTAAAGAAGCTGCTTATCAGCTAGCAAGAACTACCAGATATTTTAACAATGACTACTTTTTTATTTATACTGATAAGCTTACTTTATTGGCTCATCCTGATAGAACTTTGGAAGGACAAGATTTATCAAAGTCAAAGGATAAAAAAGGATATGTCTTCGGTCCGGACATGATGGCAAAAGGAACTACAGAAATCGGTGGGTTTACTGACATATGGTGGTCCAGATTAGGCTCCGCTGTTCCTGTTCCTAAAATTTTATATGTAAAACATTTTTCAAAATGGAATTGGATACTTGGTACTGGAAATTATGTTGATGATATTGAGAACTCTATTGAAGTTCAGGAAGCTGGATTAATAAAAGATTTGCAGAAAGGTTTTTCTCAAATTCGTTTAGCTGAGACAGGGCGCTTATTTATTTTTGACAATGATAAAAATGTATTGGTTCCCCCCGCTGGGGCAAGCTCTAATTTTGGAGATACAATTAATATTGATACTGGAAAAAGTTTAATTCATGATTTGAAAATGATTGCGAAACAAGGGCAATGGAATTTAAATTATAAAATTAAAAAAAATGATGGAAATGAAATCGATAAGCAGGCATTTGTTAGATACTATGCTCCTCTTGGTTGGTATATTGCTTCAACAGTCCCTATCAGTGAAATTCATGCTCCTGTAAATAGTTTGATTATAAAGCAGGCTGCTATAAGTCTGATTATTCTTATAGTTACAATTTGTTTTATTTATTACGTTGTCCGCAAAACATGTTTGCCAATACAAAGTGTATCAAAGGTGGCATATTATATTTCTAAAGGTGATCTTAAAAAAGCCAAGAAAATTTTTATTACCGAATCTGATCCTGCCTTGTTAAAGCGGGTTTTTGAGGGGCATGGTGCCAATAATAGCAGCCGAAAATTGGATGAAATTGATTATTTAGTTAAGTCATTTCATACAATGCTTACCACCCTAAATTCATTAGTGAGTCAGGTTCAAAACTCTGGTGACATGGTGACCGGATCTTCTCTCAAACTAAGTTCTGCAATTGGGCAGCTTGAAATCGCTGTTGAGAATCAGGCCACAGCGACTCAGGAGCTTGGTAGTACTTCTCGCGAGATATCCGCAACATCCCAAGAACTCGCCCATACGATGAATGAAGCAACTGAAGTTGCCCTTTCAACAGCAGAGTTGGCTGATCAAGGAGTTTTGGATCTGGATGTTATGGGACAAAATATGGAAAAGATGCGAGATGCTTCTGGGGGGATTTTTTCTAAGCTTTCCATAATTAATTCTAAAGCTGCAAATATAAGTTCTGTCGTTACTTCAATTTCTAAAATCTCAGAGCAAATTAATTTACTTTCACTTAACGCGGCAATTGAAGCTGAAAAAGCCGGCGAATTCGGTCAGGGATTTTCTGTTGTAGCACGCGAAATTAGAAAACTTGCTGATAAAACAGCAATGTCCACTTTGGATATTGAAAAAATTGTAGCGGAAATGCTTTCTGCTGTTTCATCAGGTGTTATGGAAATGGATAAGTTCCGCCAGCAGGTTGAAACAGGTGTAAGCAACGTAGAAGTGCTTGGCCAGGGCATTACCGGAGTTGTCGATCAGGTCCGTTCGCTGACTCCGCAGTTTGAATCTGTTAATGAAGGGATGCAGAATCAAAGTGAAGGTGCGGAGCAAATAAGTAAAGCGATACTACAGCTTAGTGAAACATCTATTCAAACAAAAGATGCACTTCAAGAATTTGTAAATATTACTGAACAACTGTCATTATCTGTTGAGTCTTTAGAAGAAGAAGTTGCTGTTTTCCGTGTAGAGAAAGAATCGTAAATTGATATTGTCAGGGAGAACTTAGCAATTCAGATAAAAATCCGCCTGAGAAATTTGCAGGAATATTTTCAATTCCTAGATATTCTGGAAAGGATTCTTTTAATTTAGAAGACAATAACAAGCTTATGTTTCGTGAATCTGCAAGAAGTTTAAAGCCATATTGCGGTTTTTTATACATAAATTTAAAACGCATAGGTGCCGACGGGGAAAGGTCAAAAGCGTAAAACAGTTCATAAAAAGAATTGTCAGAGTTTTTTTCATCTTTTTTTATTTTAAGAACTATTTCTTGATTCAAAGCGGAAGGCATGAGCCATGGCATGTAATGCAGAGTTGCTGTTTTCAGTGATGAATTTAGCAGTGAGACACATTTTAGTGTTTCAAAAAAAAGAATTGAGCTTTGAGAGTCCTCACCAATTACTTTCAAATATAATTCCAGTTTGTCTGGATCGGTTTTTGTCGCACTACCATAGTTCTTTTTGATAATATTGCGTGACTGTGCTTCAAAGGCCGCTCTTTTGGTTACAAACAGCCTTGTTAAATCAGATGGGGTAACAGCTTGTCCTCTGTCATGTAACTCGTTAGAATTAATTTCTTTTAGAATTATATCAGGGTAGAGTTGCTGAACTATAAAAGTAAGAACGTCTCCTGGTTCTGGAGAAGATGAAATATTTGCCAGCAAAGATTGAGAATTTATTTGAACCCAGCCAAGCTTATTACGTTCCCATTTTAGAAGTTTACCTTTCAGTATCTCTCCAACACTATATTTATTTCTAAATGCCGCAGCTCGTGATGATGATTTTGAATTGTTATTCCCGTAATGTCCGCTACCGTATCTGGAAATTTTCATAGATTGTGCTAGTTATACTGATCAAGAATTAGTTCAACTTCTTCAGTAGATAATCCCGTAGCTTTAGCGAGACTGCTGATGGGTTTACCTTCTTTATGGCCTGTAATTATTATTTGACGTAAGAATTGTGGAGAACGAGAAAATTCTTCAGCTTGTGAAAGAATTTTTTTCAGCTTTTTGGTTTTGTTATCTAAAAGCTGGTCAAGCTGCGACAATTCAAGTTGTCGTTGTTCAAAAGTAGAAATGATCTCACTTTCAAGTTGAGCATTGAAGTGAAGTTTATTTATAAACTCTTCTTGCTTGGACTGAAGTTGATTTAGCAATGATTCTGACTTCTTAAGTCTCATAAAGAAAATAATAATCGCAATGAGTAGAATGATCTCGGTAAGTGAGAAAAATATGAGTAGAAAGATAGTCATTATTAATCAGCTTCTCTATTAGTCCGCAGTTGTTAGTTAAATTAATCAGATTTTAACATTTATGATGTTACCAGACCATGGAGAAGATTTCGGAGATTCTTCTTCTGATTCCGGCTCAGATTCTTTCTTTTTTCTTTTGCGAGATTGAGCTTCCTGTTTGGTATTCCCAGCAGATTTATCTTGGATACCTTTAGATTCTTCATCTTTTTCAATTTTTTGAATTTGTTTTTGTGATTCTTTGTTTTTATCTTGCTCTGACGGATTAATCATGAGTGATTGTTGTAATTCCGATTTAGTCAGTTCGGAATTGGATATTTTTTGAACGTTCGCAAGTTGCGATATGATTAGAGGCATGTCCAGAGAGCCGGGCATAAAACTACCTCACAAGATATTTTTCAAATAGAATCGTTTCAAACTGACCTGCAACAATATATTGGTTTATAACCATGAGCAGGTCTTTTTTTAATTTCTCCGCATTATTCTTATCGGATAAGAATTGTAAATCTTTATTTTTTAGATAGTAATACACCGCGTCACGTAAAATCAAAGTTTTACGTCTATACTCCGCGACGATTCTCTCGTCGGTGGTTGTCATCGCAAGTCTTGCTACTAGGAAACGGATATGTCCCTTTTCGTCTTTCTGCTCTACCCAAAAAGGATCCATTCTAAGTAATGTTACGCCTGGTTCTTCAGGAGGAGGCGGAGGAGCTTCAGCTTGTTTAGGAATTTCAACAGCTTTTTCTTCTACCGGAGCAGGAGGCTCAGCAGGTGGACTGTCACTAAATAAAAAAAGTTTAACAAGAATTAGGGATAGAAGCAGAATAATTGCGCCGATTCCAATATAAATAAATTTCTTGGAACCTGTACTTTTAGTTTTAACTTCTTCCAGAGCTTCAAGTTCTTGGGGTTCTTCTTCGGGGACAAGGTCTTCTTCGTCTTCATCCTCTAGAAAAGGAGCATCATCAAGGTCTAGGTCAACTTTTTGGGTTGCCTTACTTGTTGGTTCCGGTGTCTGCACTTCCTCCTCGGAGTCATCAATGTCATCTAGAGCGAGGAAAATCATGCGTGAAACCCTTTGCTAAAGTCTTGGCGCTTAGAAATAAGTTTTCCGGTTATGCTTAATGAAAATAATTAGTCAGCGGGTATAAAATTATACCCGCTGGAAAATTTTATAATTTTTCAAAAATTTTATTAATTTTCTGACCAAGAGTGTCAGGAGTAAAAGGTTTTACTATATAGTTAGAGACTTTTGCCTGAACTGCTTCAATGATATTTTCCTGCTGCGCTTCAGCTGTAACCATCAAGAAGGGGAGGTCAGCGAATTCTTCGCTGGCTCTGACTTTACGTAAGAATTCAATTCCAGTCATTTGGGGCATGTTCCAGTCTGAAACGATGAACTGAATGCTGTCATCTTTATTCAGAAGTTCCCACGCAGTTGTTCCGTCATCAGCTTCTACTATGTTCGTAAAACCGATTTGACGAAGGATGTTTTTGATAATGCGGCGCATGGTTGCGAAGTCATCAACAACAAGAACTTTCATAGAGTAATCAATGGACATTTGCTTCTCCTTAAGGTTCCGTACTATATTTTTCCTGGAACATTTTTCTTAATTTTGCAAGGGCTTGAGAGTGAAGTTGAGAAACTCTCCCTTCTGTAATTTCCATTACGTCGGAAGTTTCTTTCATATTCAGCTCTTCTCCGTAATATAAAGATAATACCAATTTTTCTCTTTGCGTCAAATTATCAATTAGATTTGCAACCTTGTCCACTGTTTCTTCAAAAGCAGCGGAATTGTATGGTTCATTTTCAAATTGATTATCATGATTGCTAGGAATATTGTCATTAAAAGCATCAAGGCTTATGCAGAACTGATTTTGCAAAGCTTCTAAACCCTGCTGAACTACTTTTGCAGAAAATCCTGTAGCCTCTTCAATTTGTTCACTTGTAGGTGTTAAACCTGTTTCGTGTTCAAGGTCTCTAATGCTGCTTTCAATAGTTTTAACTTTCTGCCGTAATCCGCGTGAGAACCAGTCTAGTCGCCTAAGGTCATCAAGCATGGCTCCTTTTATACGGCTTTCAGCATAAGTTTCAAATTTGATTTTAAGGTCAGGACGGAACTTTCCAAGTGATTCTACAAGTCCCATACTTCCGGCACTAATAAGTTCACCAAGTTCCACGTTTTTGGGCAGCTTGGCTTTCATTCTGAGTGCAATGATACGGATTTTCGGAGAATAATGCCGTACTATCGCCTCTCGATCAGATGACGAAAAATCTTCCCAACTAGTAACTCCGGACTCTAATTTAAGCCACGGACTGTTCTTGGAAGAGAAGTTTTTTCCAGAAGAACTTAATATTTCCATCGAGCTCAGAGTTTGATTTCCATGTTGTTATTTTTTTAGCTGCTTCCCCAATTTTTGCACAGGCCGGGCTGGAAGGGTGCAGATTACACAGAGGAGTCTGGTTGATAACAGCGTCACGCATTTTAGGGTCGCGGGGAATTACCCCCGTAAGTTCAAGAGACACACCACTTAAGAAATGGTCACAAGCCATATAAAGTTTTTTGAAAATATCTTTAGCTGTTGCCATATCAGGAGTCATGTTCACTAAAATTTTAAATTTGTCTACCCCATGGTTAAGTTTCATTACTTTAATCAGTGCATACGCATCAGTGAGAGATGTCGGTTCAGGTGTAAGGACCAGAAGTCGTTCCTGAACCGCGAGGTTAAAGTATAATACGTTCTCATTGATACCGGCTCCGGTGTCAATTATAAGATAGTCTATTTCTTCTTCAAGATGGTCCATTGCTTCCAGCAAGTCGAGTTTTTGACCTGTTGAGAGAGAGACCATATCGCTGACTCCTGAGGAGGCAGGAAGTATATCAAAGCCGAATTTTGTTTTGTACAAAACCTCTCGGAGATTGGTTCCTTCATGAAAAAGATGGAACAGGTTGTACCTAGGAGCTATTCCAAGAAGTACATCCACATTGGCCAGTCCTAAGTCGGCATCCAATAATAAAACTTTCTTGCCCATGCGGCTAAGATGGTAGGCCAAATTTACAGAAATATTTGTTTTGCCTACGCCTCCTTTGCCGGAGGTGAC is a window of Desulfovibrio sp. UCD-KL4C DNA encoding:
- a CDS encoding methyl-accepting chemotaxis protein, which encodes MFRSMSSRISYMVAIVVIISTVITLFFIDNTLERDMFEAQGKTARNTIRMGLLYLQEGKQSIDVYRKEAYQERKQAIKDAMSIFYAQIDAYYSLYKSGVMTEKQAKEAAYQLARTTRYFNNDYFFIYTDKLTLLAHPDRTLEGQDLSKSKDKKGYVFGPDMMAKGTTEIGGFTDIWWSRLGSAVPVPKILYVKHFSKWNWILGTGNYVDDIENSIEVQEAGLIKDLQKGFSQIRLAETGRLFIFDNDKNVLVPPAGASSNFGDTINIDTGKSLIHDLKMIAKQGQWNLNYKIKKNDGNEIDKQAFVRYYAPLGWYIASTVPISEIHAPVNSLIIKQAAISLIILIVTICFIYYVVRKTCLPIQSVSKVAYYISKGDLKKAKKIFITESDPALLKRVFEGHGANNSSRKLDEIDYLVKSFHTMLTTLNSLVSQVQNSGDMVTGSSLKLSSAIGQLEIAVENQATATQELGSTSREISATSQELAHTMNEATEVALSTAELADQGVLDLDVMGQNMEKMRDASGGIFSKLSIINSKAANISSVVTSISKISEQINLLSLNAAIEAEKAGEFGQGFSVVAREIRKLADKTAMSTLDIEKIVAEMLSAVSSGVMEMDKFRQQVETGVSNVEVLGQGITGVVDQVRSLTPQFESVNEGMQNQSEGAEQISKAILQLSETSIQTKDALQEFVNITEQLSLSVESLEEEVAVFRVEKES
- a CDS encoding flagellar basal body-associated FliL family protein, with the translated sequence MIFLALDDIDDSEEEVQTPEPTSKATQKVDLDLDDAPFLEDEDEEDLVPEEEPQELEALEEVKTKSTGSKKFIYIGIGAIILLLSLILVKLFLFSDSPPAEPPAPVEEKAVEIPKQAEAPPPPPEEPGVTLLRMDPFWVEQKDEKGHIRFLVARLAMTTTDERIVAEYRRKTLILRDAVYYYLKNKDLQFLSDKNNAEKLKKDLLMVINQYIVAGQFETILFEKYLVR
- a CDS encoding chemotaxis response regulator CheY, with product MSIDYSMKVLVVDDFATMRRIIKNILRQIGFTNIVEADDGTTAWELLNKDDSIQFIVSDWNMPQMTGIEFLRKVRASEEFADLPFLMVTAEAQQENIIEAVQAKVSNYIVKPFTPDTLGQKINKIFEKL
- a CDS encoding FliA/WhiG family RNA polymerase sigma factor; the encoded protein is MEILSSSGKNFSSKNSPWLKLESGVTSWEDFSSSDREAIVRHYSPKIRIIALRMKAKLPKNVELGELISAGSMGLVESLGKFRPDLKIKFETYAESRIKGAMLDDLRRLDWFSRGLRQKVKTIESSIRDLEHETGLTPTSEQIEEATGFSAKVVQQGLEALQNQFCISLDAFNDNIPSNHDNQFENEPYNSAAFEETVDKVANLIDNLTQREKLVLSLYYGEELNMKETSDVMEITEGRVSQLHSQALAKLRKMFQEKYSTEP
- a CDS encoding MinD/ParA family protein, with product MSYNLPMVFSVTSGKGGVGKTNISVNLAYHLSRMGKKVLLLDADLGLANVDVLLGIAPRYNLFHLFHEGTNLREVLYKTKFGFDILPASSGVSDMVSLSTGQKLDLLEAMDHLEEEIDYLIIDTGAGINENVLYFNLAVQERLLVLTPEPTSLTDAYALIKVMKLNHGVDKFKILVNMTPDMATAKDIFKKLYMACDHFLSGVSLELTGVIPRDPKMRDAVINQTPLCNLHPSSPACAKIGEAAKKITTWKSNSELDGNIKFFWKKLLFQEQSVA